A genomic window from Equus asinus isolate D_3611 breed Donkey chromosome 25, EquAss-T2T_v2, whole genome shotgun sequence includes:
- the IGSF9 gene encoding protein turtle homolog A, with amino-acid sequence MVWCLSLAILSLIISQGADGRGKPEVVSVVGRAGESAVLGCDLLPSTGRPPLHVIEWLRFGFLLPIFIKFGLYSPRIDPDYVGRVRLQKGASLQIEGLRAEDQGWYECRVLFLDQHSPEDDSANGSWVHLTVNSPPQFLETPPQVLEVRELEPITLRCVARGSPQPRVTWKLRGQDLGQGKGPVQVRNGTLWIRRVERGSSGVYICQASSTEGSATHATQLLVLGPPVIVVPPKNSTVNASQDVSLACRAEAYPANLTYSWFQDSINVFHISRLQSRVRILVDGSLRLQAAQPEDAGRYTCVPSNGLPRPPSASAYLTVLYPAQVTAMPPETPLPVGMRGIIRCPVRANPPLLFVSWTKDGQALHLDKFPGWSQGPEGSLIIALGNEDALGEYSCTPYNSFGTAGPSPVTRVLLKAPPAFLERPKEDYFQEVGRELLIPCSARGDPPPTISWAKVGRGLQGQAQLDSNSSLILRPLTKEAHGRWVCTASNAVAQVATSTNVYVLGTSPHVVTNVSVVPLPKGANVSWEPGFDGGYLQRFSVWYTPLAKRPDRAHHDWVSLAVPVGAAHLLVPGLQPHTQYQFSVLAQNKLGSGPFSEIVLSAPEGLPTTPTAPRLPPTEMPPPLSPPRGLVAVRTPRGVLLHWDPPELVPESLDGYILEGRQSSQGWEVLDRAVAGTEMHLLVPGLIKDVLYEFRLVAFAGSYVSDPSNTANVSTSGLEVYPSRTQLPGLLPQPVLAGVVGGVCFLGVAVLVSVLAACLMNRRRAARRRRKRLLRQDPPLIFSGKSASHSAPGSGSPDSVVKLKLQGSPVPSLRQSLLWGEPAGPPSPPPDPPPSRGPLPLEPISRGPDGRFVMGPIVETPQERSGPERAEPRTPARRQARSYDYSSSSPSGIPQPLCIADISPVGPPPAALPSPLPGPGPLLQYLSLPFFREMNVDGDWPPFEEPDPAPPPDYMDTRPCPISSLLQPLDSPTVSPRAALPGAVVGVGDTPEPPYTALADWTLKERLLPSLLPAAPRGSLTSQSSGRGSASFLRPPSTAPSAGGSYLSPAPGDTSSWASGPERWPRREHVVTVSKRRNTSVDENYEWDSEFPGDMELLETLHLGLAGPRPRLEAEPELGAKTPEEGCLLNTAHAPGPEARCAALREEFLAFRRRRDAARARLPAYRQPVPHPEQATLL; translated from the exons ATGGTTTGGTGCCTCAGTCTGGCCATCCTCAGCCTGATCATCAGCCAGGGGGCTGACG GTCGAGGAAAGCCTGAGGTGGTATCGGTGGTGGGCCGGGCTGGGGAGAGTGCAGTGCTGGGCTGTGACCTGCTGCCCTCGACTGGCCGGCCCCCACTGCACGTCATCGAGTGGCTGCGTTTTGGGTTCCTGCTTCCCATCTTCATCAAGTTCGGCCTCTACTCTCCCCGAATCGACCCTGATTACGTGG GGCGAGTTCGCCTGCAGAAGGGGGCATCTCTCCAGATCGAAGGGCTCCGGGCCGAAGACCAGGGCTGGTACGAGTGCCGTGTGCTCTTCCTGGACCAGCACAGCCCCGAAGACGATTCAGCCAACGGCTCCTGGGTGCACCTCACGGTCAATT CGCCCCCTCAGTTCCTGGAGACGCCTCCCCAGGTGCTGGAAGTGCGGGAACTGGAGCCCATCACCCTGCGCTGTGTGGCCCGCGGCAGCCCCCAGCCTCGCGTAACTTGGAAGCTCCGAGGACAGGACCTTGGCCAGGGCAAGGGTCCGGTGCAG GTGCGGAACGGGACGCTGTGGATCCGGCGGGTGGAGCGAGGGAGCTCTGGGGTCTACATCTGCCAAGCCTCCAGCACTGAGGGCAGTGCCACCCACGCCACCCAACTGCTGGTGCTAG GACCCCCAGTCATCGTGGTGCCACCCAAGAACAGCACGGTCAATGCCTCCCAGGATGTTTCCTTGGCCTGCCGGGCTGAGGCGTACCCTGCTAACCTCACCTATAGCTGGTTCCAGGACAGCATCAACGTCTTCCACATTAG CCGCCTGCAGTCCCGAGTGCGAATCCTGGTGGATGGGAGCCTGCGGCTGCAAGCTGCCCAGCCTGAGGATGCTGGCCGCTACACCTGCGTGCCCAGCAATGGCCTCCCGCGCCCGCCCTCAGCCTCTGCCTACCTCACTGTGCTCT ACCCAGCCCAGGTGACAGCGATGCCTCCTGAGACGCCCCTGCCCGTAGGCATGCGGGGGATCATCCGGTGCCCAGTTCGTGCCAACCCCCCACTGCTCTTTGTCAGCTGGACCAAGGATGGGCAGGCCCTGCATCTGGACAAG TTCCCCGGCTGGTCCCAGGGCCCAGAAGGCTCACTGATCATTGCCCTGGGGAATGAGGATGCCCTGGGAGAATACTCCTGCACCCCCTACAACAGTTTTGGTACTGCAGGGCCCTCCCCAGTGACCCGTGTGCTACTCAAG GCTCCCCCAGCTTTTCTAGAACGGCCCAAGGAAGACTATTTCCAAGAAGTAGGGCGGGAGCTCCTCATCCCCTGCTCTGCCCGAGGAGACCCTCCTCCCACCATCTCTTGGGCCAAG GTGGGCCGGGGGCTGCAGGGCCAGGCCCAGCTGGACAGCAACAGTAGCCTCATCCTGCGACCATTGACCAAGGAGGCCCACGGGCGCTGGGTGTGCACTGCCAGCAATGCTGTGGCCCAAGTGGCCACCTCCACGAATGTCTACGTGCTGG GCACCAGCCCCCACGTTGTCACCAATGTGTCCGTGGTGCCTTTGCCCAAGGGTGCCAATGTCTCCTGGGAGCCTGGCTTTGATGGTGGCTACCTGCAGAGATTCAGTGTCTGGTATACCCCATT GGCCAAACGTCCTGACCGAGCCCACCACGACTGGGTGTCCCTGGCGGTGCCCGTGGGGGCTGCTCACCTCCTAGTGCCTGGGCTGCAGCCCCATACTCAGTACCAGTTCAGTGTCCTAGCTCAGAACAAGCTGGGGAGTGGGCCCTTCAGTGAAATCGTCTTGTCCGCACCTGAAG GGCTTCCTACCACACCAACTGCCCCCAGGCTCCCCCCGACAGAGATGCCGcctcccctgtcccctccccgGGGTCTGGTGGCAGTGAGGACACCCCGGGGGGTACTCCTGCATTGGGATCCCCCAGAACTGGTCCCTGAGAGTCTGGATGGCTACATCCTGGAAGGACGGCAAAGCTCCCAGGGCTGGGAGGTGCTGGACCGGGCCGTGGCAGGCACGGAAATGCACCTGCTGGTGCCAGGGCTCATCAAG GATGTTCTCTATGAGTTCCGCCTTGTGGCCTTCGCCGGTAGCTATGTCAGCGATCCCAGCAACACGGCCAACGTCTCCACTTCCG GCCTGGAAGTCTACCCCTCGCGCACACAGCTGCCGGGCCTCCTGCCACAGCCCGTGCTGGCCGGCGTGGTGGGCGGGGTCTGCTTCCTGGGCGTGGCTGTTCTCGTGAGCGTCCTGGCCGCCTGCCTCATGAACCGGCGCAGGGCTGCGCGCCGCCGCCGAAAACGCCTCCTCCGCCAAG ATCCACCTCTTATCTTTTCTGGAAAGTCAGCTTCACA CTCTGCTCCGGGCTCGGGCAGTCCTGACAGCGTGGTGAAGCTGAAGCTCCAGGGTTCCCCAGTCCCCAGCCTGCGCCAGAGTCTGCTCTGGGGGGAGCCTGCTGGACCCCCCAGCCCCCCTCCGGATCCTCCACCTAGTCGGGGGCCGTTACCCCTGGAGCCCATTTCCCGGGGACCAGATGGGCGCTTTGTGATGGGACCCATTGTGGAGACGCCCCAAGAAAGGTCAGGCCCTGAGCGGGCGGAACCTCGGACCCCAGCCCGGCGGCAGGCCAGGTCCTATGActacagcagcagcagccccagtgGGATACCCCAGCCCCTCTGCATTGCAGACATCAGCCCTGTGGGGCCCCCTCCCGCAGCCCTGCCCAGTCCCCTGCCGGGTCCAGGACCCCTGCTCCAGTACCTGAGTCTGCCCTTCTTCCGGGAGATGAATGTGGATGGGGACTGGCCCCCTTTCGAGGAGCCTGATCCTGCTCCGCCCCCAGATTACATGGATACCCGGCCCTGCCCcatctcatctctccttcaaCCCCTGGACTCCCCCACTGTGTCCCCCAGGGCAGCGCTTCCTGGGGCTGTTGTTGGGGTTGGCGACACCCCAGAGCCTCCATACACAGCACTGGCTGATTGGACACTGAAGGAGCGGCTGCTGCCCAGCCTTCTCCCTGCTGCCCCTCGGGGCAGCCTCACAAGTCAAAGCAGTGGGCGGGGCAGCGCCTCCTTCCTTCGGCCCCCCTCCACGGCCCCCTCTGCAGGAGGCAGCTACCTCAGCCCTGCTCCAGGAGACACCAGCAGCTGGGCCAGTGGCCCTGAGAGGTGGCCCCGAAGGGAGCATGTGGTCACAGTCAGCAAGAG GAGGAACACATCTGTGGATGAGAACTATGAATGGGACTCAGAATTCCCTGGAGACATGGAATTGCTAGAGACTCTGCACCTGGGCTTGGCTGGCCCTCGACCGCGACTTGAAGCTGAGCCAGAGCTAG GTGCAAAGACTCCAGAGGAGGGTTGCCTCCTGAACACTGCCCATGCTCCTGGCCCTGAGGCCCGATGTGCTGCCCTTCGGGAGGAATTCCTGGCCTTCCGCCGCCGCCGAGATGCTGCTAGGGCCCGGCTACCAGCCTATCGACAGCCAGTCCCCCACCCTGAACAGGCCACTCTGCTGTGA
- the TAGLN2 gene encoding transgelin-2 — MANRGPAYGLSREVQQKIEKQYDADLEQILIQWITSQCRKDVGRPQPGREHFQNWLKDGTVLCELINGLYPEGQAPVKKIQASAMAFKQMEQISQFLQAAERYGINTTDIFQTVDLWEGKNMACVQRTLMNLGGLAVARNDGLFRGDPNWFPKKSKENPRNFSDDQLQEGKNVIGLQMGTNRGASQAGMTGYGMPRQIL; from the exons ATGGCCAACAGGGGACCTGCCTACGGCCTGAGCCGGGAGGTGCAGCAGAAGATTGAGAAACAGTACGATGCGGACCTGGAGCAGATCCTGATCCAGTGGATCACCAGTCAGTGCCGAAAGGATGTGGGCCGGCCCCAGCCAGGGCGAGAGCACTTCCAGAACTGGCTCAAGGATGGCACG GTGCTGTGTGAGCTCATTAATGGACTGTACCCCGAGGGGCAGGCCCCAGTGAAGAAGATCCAGGCCTCTGCCATGGCCTTCAAGCAGATGGAGCAGATCTCTCAGTTCCTGCAAGCAGCCGAACGCTACGGCATCAACACCACTGACATCTTCCAGACTGTGGACCTCTGGGAAG gAAAGAACATGGCCTGTGTGCAGCGGACACTGATGAACCTGGGTGGGCTGGCAGTAGCTCGGAACGATGGGCTTTTCCGTGGGGATCCCAACTGGTTTCCTAA GAAGTCCAAGGAGAACCCTCGGAACTTCTCGGACGACCAGCTGCAAGAGGGCAAGAATGTGATTGGGTTACAGATGGGCACCAACCGTGGGGCGTCTCAGGCAGGCATGACGGGCTACGGGATGCCACGCCAGATCCTCTGA